GCTAAAAGCTAAATTGGAAGTTAAAGCTCATTCTTTTTCTGAATCAGCTGTAAAAGCAATTGAAAATGCAGGTGGTAAAGCAATAAAAATTGCATAATGAAAAAGTTTATCCAAACCATTAAGAATATATTTTCAATAGAAGACCTAAGAATCAGAATACTGAATACTATAGGTTTTCTTTTGATTTTTCGTCTAGGATCTTATGTTGTCCTTCCTGGTGTCGATCCTGCTTCTATTGAAAGGGGATCTAATAAAGACAATATATTAGGATTGTTGGATACCCTAGTTGGAGGTGCATTCAGCAATGTTTCTATTTTTGGTTTGGGTATCATGCCATACATTTCAGCTAGTATAGTTTTGCAACTATTAACTTTTGCTGTTCCTTATTTTCAAAAGCTTCAAAAAGAAGGAGAATCTGGTAGAAAGAAAATTAATCAGATAACTAGGGTTCTTACTATATTTATAACTTTAGCTCAATCCGTTGGATATCTTGCAGCTACAGTAAATCAGGAGATGTTATTCCCTGGAGTTGATAGAGCATTCTTTACAATTAGTGCAATGTTAATCCTTACTGCTGGTACAATGTTTTGTATGTGGCTAGGTGAGAAAATCACAGATAAAGGAATTGGAAATGGAATATCTATGCTAATTATGGTTGGAATAATTTCAAGATTTCCACAAGCCATTGTCATTGAAGGTGCAGCAAAAGGAATGAAAGGAGCTTTACCATTCATAATTGAGTTAGGAGTATTGTTCTTTATTATTATGGGAGTTGTAATGTTGACTCAAGCAACTAGAAAAATTCCAGTACAATATGCAAAGCAAGTAATTGGGAATAAAGTTTATGGGGGACAGAGACAATATATTCCGTTAAAAGTAATAGCTGCTGGTGTAATGCCAATTATCTTCGCTCAGTCAATAATGTTTTTGCCGGCAATGATAGCCTCAATGTTTTCGGATAGCAGTGATTTTGCTGGATCAATTGGAGCAACATTCTCAGATTTTACAAGTTGGCAATATAATTTAACCTTTGCTATATTAATTATACTATTTACATTTTTCTATACAGCATTATCTGTTAATCCTAATCAGATAGCAGATGATATGAAAAGAAATGGTGGTTTTATACCTGGGGTTAAACCAGGAAAACAAACTTCAGATTATATTGATGATGTTTTATCAAGAATAACTTTGCCTGGTGCCATATTTTTAGCTACTCTAGCTATATTGCCAGCAATTGCACATGTTGCTGGAGTTACAAGAGAGTTTTCCTACTTCTTTGGAGGTACTTCACTCTTGATTATGGTAGGAGTAGTTTTAGATACTCTACAACAAATAGAGAGTTATCTCCTAATGAGGCATTACGAAGGAATGATGCAATCGGGAAGAATTAAAGGAAGGTCAGAAAATGTTGCGATTTCTTCTTCTAACTAATGATATTTTATAAAACGGAAGAAGAGATTGATCTAATCAGAAAGAGTGGTGAACTTTTAGGGCAGGTGCATGGAGAAATTGCCAAGGCTGTAAAGGTTGGAATATCTACTCAGGAATTGGATGAAATTGCATACAATTTTATTATAAAAAATGGTGGAATTCCTTCATTTAAAGGATACAATGGATTTCCCTATACTTTATGTATCTCTATCAATGAACAAGTTGTTCATGGATTTCCAAGTAAATATATTTTAAAGGATGGGGATGTAATTTCTGTTGATTGCGGAGTAAATTTGAATGGATACCATAGTGATAGTGCATATACGTATGGTGTTGGAAATGTTGCTGAAGAAGTAAAACAATTATTAGAATTTACTAAGCAATCTTTGTATTTAGGTATTGAAGAAGCTATTGTTGGCAAGAGGACTGGTGATATTGGTTTTTCAATACAGAATTTTGTTGAGTCTAAGGGATATTCGGTTGTAAGAGAATTAGTGGGTCATGGTGTAGGTAAAAAATTGCATGAAAGTCCTGAAGTGCCGAATTATGGGAAAAGAGGTAAGGGGGTAAAATTAGAGGAAGGAATGGTGATCGCCATTGAACCAATGATTAATTTAGGGAAAAAGGAAATTATTCAGGAGGAGGATGGTTGGACAATAAGAACTAAAGATAGAAAACCCTCTGCACATTTTGAACATACCGTTGCCATTAGAAAAGGAAAAGCTGAAGTACTAACAACATTTAAATACATAGAAGAAGTAATATAATGGCAAAACAGTCCTCTATAGAGCAAGATGGAACAATAGTAGAAGCATTGTCTAATGCTATGTTTAAAGTAGAGTTGGAAAACGGACATCAAGTTATCGCGCATATTTCTGGTAAAATGAGAATGAATTACATAAAAATTTTACCTGGCGATAAAATACGTTTGGAGATGTCTCCTTACGACCTTTCAAAAGGAAGAATT
The Sporocytophaga myxococcoides DSM 11118 genome window above contains:
- the secY gene encoding preprotein translocase subunit SecY; this encodes MKKFIQTIKNIFSIEDLRIRILNTIGFLLIFRLGSYVVLPGVDPASIERGSNKDNILGLLDTLVGGAFSNVSIFGLGIMPYISASIVLQLLTFAVPYFQKLQKEGESGRKKINQITRVLTIFITLAQSVGYLAATVNQEMLFPGVDRAFFTISAMLILTAGTMFCMWLGEKITDKGIGNGISMLIMVGIISRFPQAIVIEGAAKGMKGALPFIIELGVLFFIIMGVVMLTQATRKIPVQYAKQVIGNKVYGGQRQYIPLKVIAAGVMPIIFAQSIMFLPAMIASMFSDSSDFAGSIGATFSDFTSWQYNLTFAILIILFTFFYTALSVNPNQIADDMKRNGGFIPGVKPGKQTSDYIDDVLSRITLPGAIFLATLAILPAIAHVAGVTREFSYFFGGTSLLIMVGVVLDTLQQIESYLLMRHYEGMMQSGRIKGRSENVAISSSN
- the map gene encoding type I methionyl aminopeptidase: MIFYKTEEEIDLIRKSGELLGQVHGEIAKAVKVGISTQELDEIAYNFIIKNGGIPSFKGYNGFPYTLCISINEQVVHGFPSKYILKDGDVISVDCGVNLNGYHSDSAYTYGVGNVAEEVKQLLEFTKQSLYLGIEEAIVGKRTGDIGFSIQNFVESKGYSVVRELVGHGVGKKLHESPEVPNYGKRGKGVKLEEGMVIAIEPMINLGKKEIIQEEDGWTIRTKDRKPSAHFEHTVAIRKGKAEVLTTFKYIEEVI
- the infA gene encoding translation initiation factor IF-1, whose product is MAKQSSIEQDGTIVEALSNAMFKVELENGHQVIAHISGKMRMNYIKILPGDKIRLEMSPYDLSKGRIVYRYK